Proteins encoded in a region of the Misgurnus anguillicaudatus chromosome 9, ASM2758022v2, whole genome shotgun sequence genome:
- the cdk9 gene encoding cyclin-dependent kinase 9 isoform X1 gives MQRDKTGSSGGGDKPDRETAIMSKYYDGVEFPFCDEFSKYEKLAKIGQGTFGEVFKAKHRQTGKKVALKKVLMENEKEGFPITALREIKILQLLKHENVVNLIEICRTKATQFNRYKGSIYLVFDFCEHDLAGLLSNANVKFTLAEIKKVMQMLLNGLYYIHRNKILHRDMKAANVLITRDGVLKLADFGLARAFSLAKNSQGNRYTNRVVTLWYRPPELLLGERDYGPPIDLWGGGCIMAEMWTRSPIMQGNTEQHQLTLISQLCGSITPEVWPDVDKKYELYQKMELPKGQKRKVKDRLKAYVKDPYALDLIDKLLVLDPAQRTDSDDALNHDFFWSDPMPSDLKNMLSTHNTSMFEYLAPPRRRGHMPQQPANQNRNPATTSQSEFDRVF, from the exons ATGCAGCGCGATAAAACCGGAAGCTCCGGCGGCGGGGATAA GCCGGACAGAGAGACTGCCATCATGTCTAAATATTATGATGGGGTCGAGTTTCCCTTCTGCGATGAATTCTCCAAATATGAAAAGCTCGCAAAGATCGGCCAGGGTACCTTCGG GGAGGTTTTCAAGGCCAAACACAGGCAAACAGGGAAGAAGGTGGCTTTGAAGAAAGTACTCATGGAGAATGAAAAAGAAGGG TTTCCTATTACAGCTCTGAGGGAGATCAAGATCTTACAGCTGctaaaacatgaaaatgtaGTGAATCTCATTGAGATCTGTAGAACAAAAG CCACCCAGTTTAACCGTTATAAGGGGAGCATCTATCTAGTGTTTGATTTCTGTGAGCATGACCTCGCTGGATTGCTGAGCAATGCCAATGTTAAATTCACCCTGGCGGAGATAAAGAAGGTTATGCAGATGCTACTGAATGGACTTTACTATATACACAGAAACAAG aTTCTTCACAGAGATATGAAAGCAGCCAATGTTTTGATAACCAGAGATGGAGTTTTGAAGCTGGCTGATTTCGGATTGGCCAGAGCGTTCAGTTTGGCTAAGAACAGTCAGGGGAACCGCTACACAAACCGAGTCGTCACACTGTGGTATCGACCACCTGAACTGCTGCTAg gtgAGAGAGATTACGGACCTCCTATAGATCTTTGGGGTGGTGGATGTATCATGGCAGAGATGTGGACCAGAAGCCCCATAATGCAGGGCAACACCGAGCAACATCAGCTCACCCTTATTAGTCAGCTGTGTGGATCCATAACTCCAGAG GTTTGGCCTGATGTGGATAAAAAGTATGAGCTCTACCAGAAGATGGAGCTACCAAAGGGTCAGAAGCGTAAAGTGAAGGACAGACTGAAGGCGTATGTGAAAGATCCGTACGCTCTGGACCTCATAGACAAACTTCTGGTTCTGGATCCGGCTCAGAGAACAGACAGCGATGACGCTCTCAACCACGACTTCTTCTGGTCTGACCCCATGCCTTCAGATCTCAAAAACATGCTTTCTACACACAACACATCTATGTTTGAATACCTGGCGCCACCTCGCAGAAGAGGTCACATGCCTCAGCagccagccaatcagaatcggAATCCTGCCACCACCAGCCAATCAGAGTTTGACAGGGTTTTTTGA
- the cdk9 gene encoding cyclin-dependent kinase 9 isoform X2 has translation MPDRETAIMSKYYDGVEFPFCDEFSKYEKLAKIGQGTFGEVFKAKHRQTGKKVALKKVLMENEKEGFPITALREIKILQLLKHENVVNLIEICRTKATQFNRYKGSIYLVFDFCEHDLAGLLSNANVKFTLAEIKKVMQMLLNGLYYIHRNKILHRDMKAANVLITRDGVLKLADFGLARAFSLAKNSQGNRYTNRVVTLWYRPPELLLGERDYGPPIDLWGGGCIMAEMWTRSPIMQGNTEQHQLTLISQLCGSITPEVWPDVDKKYELYQKMELPKGQKRKVKDRLKAYVKDPYALDLIDKLLVLDPAQRTDSDDALNHDFFWSDPMPSDLKNMLSTHNTSMFEYLAPPRRRGHMPQQPANQNRNPATTSQSEFDRVF, from the exons AT GCCGGACAGAGAGACTGCCATCATGTCTAAATATTATGATGGGGTCGAGTTTCCCTTCTGCGATGAATTCTCCAAATATGAAAAGCTCGCAAAGATCGGCCAGGGTACCTTCGG GGAGGTTTTCAAGGCCAAACACAGGCAAACAGGGAAGAAGGTGGCTTTGAAGAAAGTACTCATGGAGAATGAAAAAGAAGGG TTTCCTATTACAGCTCTGAGGGAGATCAAGATCTTACAGCTGctaaaacatgaaaatgtaGTGAATCTCATTGAGATCTGTAGAACAAAAG CCACCCAGTTTAACCGTTATAAGGGGAGCATCTATCTAGTGTTTGATTTCTGTGAGCATGACCTCGCTGGATTGCTGAGCAATGCCAATGTTAAATTCACCCTGGCGGAGATAAAGAAGGTTATGCAGATGCTACTGAATGGACTTTACTATATACACAGAAACAAG aTTCTTCACAGAGATATGAAAGCAGCCAATGTTTTGATAACCAGAGATGGAGTTTTGAAGCTGGCTGATTTCGGATTGGCCAGAGCGTTCAGTTTGGCTAAGAACAGTCAGGGGAACCGCTACACAAACCGAGTCGTCACACTGTGGTATCGACCACCTGAACTGCTGCTAg gtgAGAGAGATTACGGACCTCCTATAGATCTTTGGGGTGGTGGATGTATCATGGCAGAGATGTGGACCAGAAGCCCCATAATGCAGGGCAACACCGAGCAACATCAGCTCACCCTTATTAGTCAGCTGTGTGGATCCATAACTCCAGAG GTTTGGCCTGATGTGGATAAAAAGTATGAGCTCTACCAGAAGATGGAGCTACCAAAGGGTCAGAAGCGTAAAGTGAAGGACAGACTGAAGGCGTATGTGAAAGATCCGTACGCTCTGGACCTCATAGACAAACTTCTGGTTCTGGATCCGGCTCAGAGAACAGACAGCGATGACGCTCTCAACCACGACTTCTTCTGGTCTGACCCCATGCCTTCAGATCTCAAAAACATGCTTTCTACACACAACACATCTATGTTTGAATACCTGGCGCCACCTCGCAGAAGAGGTCACATGCCTCAGCagccagccaatcagaatcggAATCCTGCCACCACCAGCCAATCAGAGTTTGACAGGGTTTTTTGA